Proteins from one Natrinema salinisoli genomic window:
- a CDS encoding 2-oxoacid:acceptor oxidoreductase subunit alpha: protein MAEDLNWAVGGEAGDGIDSTGKIFAQALSRAGRHVFTSKDFASRIRGGYTSYKIRTSVDQVQSVVDRLDILVALTQRTIDENLDELHEGSAIIYDGERSWEAEIPDEMTAVDVPLKSLAEEAGGAIMRNIVALGAACEITGFDVEYLDEALEKRFGGKGSKIVENNKEAARVGQEYVRENYDLDHLGYNIETTDNDYVLLNGNEAIGMGALAAGCRFYAGYPITPATSIMEYLTGRIDDYGGHVVQAEDELSAINMALGAARSGARSMTATSGAGIDLMTETFGLVATSETPLVITDVQRSGPSTGMPTKQEQGDLNMALYGGHGEVPRFVVAPTSITECFWKTVEAFNLAEKYQTPVFLVSDLAMSVTEQTFPPEAFDMDEVEIDRGKLVDEDEVDEWLDAQGHFRAHAVTEDGVSPRAIPGTTDAAHMSTGLEHDELGRRTEEEDERVHQVDKRYRKVETAREQEDWDYREFGNADAENLIISWGSNEGALVEALDYLEDDGIDVRVISVPYIYPRPDLTEEIEAADDTIVVECNATGQFADVIERDVLTRVKRINKYTGVRFKADELADAITEKLSEEVPA from the coding sequence ATGGCAGAGGATCTCAACTGGGCGGTTGGAGGCGAGGCCGGGGACGGTATCGACTCCACGGGGAAAATCTTCGCTCAGGCCCTTTCCCGAGCCGGACGGCACGTATTCACCTCCAAAGACTTCGCGTCGCGGATCCGTGGCGGCTACACCTCCTACAAGATCCGCACCTCCGTCGATCAGGTTCAGAGCGTCGTCGACCGGCTCGATATTCTGGTCGCGCTCACCCAGCGGACGATCGACGAGAACCTCGACGAGCTCCACGAGGGCAGCGCCATCATCTACGACGGCGAACGCTCCTGGGAGGCCGAGATTCCCGACGAGATGACCGCCGTCGACGTACCGCTGAAGTCGCTGGCCGAGGAGGCCGGCGGCGCGATCATGCGCAACATCGTCGCGCTCGGTGCCGCTTGCGAGATCACCGGGTTCGACGTCGAGTACCTCGACGAGGCCCTCGAGAAGCGCTTCGGCGGCAAGGGCTCGAAGATCGTCGAGAACAACAAGGAAGCCGCCCGAGTAGGGCAGGAGTACGTCCGAGAGAACTACGATCTGGACCACCTCGGCTACAACATCGAGACGACGGACAACGACTACGTGCTGCTCAACGGGAACGAGGCGATCGGGATGGGCGCACTCGCGGCCGGCTGTCGGTTCTACGCCGGCTACCCCATCACGCCCGCGACGTCGATCATGGAGTACCTGACGGGCCGTATCGACGACTACGGCGGCCACGTCGTGCAGGCCGAAGACGAGCTGTCGGCGATCAATATGGCACTCGGTGCCGCACGATCCGGTGCCCGATCGATGACCGCGACGTCGGGCGCGGGGATCGACCTCATGACCGAAACGTTCGGTCTGGTCGCGACCAGCGAGACGCCGCTGGTCATCACCGACGTCCAGCGCTCCGGCCCCTCGACCGGGATGCCGACGAAGCAGGAACAGGGCGACCTCAACATGGCGCTGTACGGCGGCCACGGTGAGGTTCCGCGGTTCGTCGTCGCCCCCACGTCGATCACCGAGTGTTTCTGGAAGACCGTCGAGGCGTTCAACCTCGCCGAGAAGTACCAGACGCCCGTCTTCCTGGTCTCCGACCTGGCGATGTCGGTCACGGAACAGACGTTCCCGCCGGAAGCGTTCGACATGGACGAAGTCGAGATCGACCGCGGCAAGCTCGTCGACGAAGACGAGGTCGACGAGTGGCTCGACGCCCAGGGCCACTTCCGGGCCCACGCCGTCACCGAGGACGGCGTCAGCCCGCGAGCCATCCCCGGTACGACCGACGCCGCCCACATGTCCACCGGCCTCGAGCACGACGAGCTCGGCCGCCGGACGGAGGAGGAAGACGAACGGGTTCATCAGGTCGACAAGCGGTATCGCAAGGTCGAGACTGCCCGAGAGCAAGAGGACTGGGACTACCGGGAGTTCGGAAACGCCGACGCCGAGAACCTCATCATCTCGTGGGGCTCGAACGAAGGCGCGCTCGTCGAAGCGCTCGACTACCTCGAGGACGACGGGATCGACGTCCGCGTCATCTCGGTGCCCTACATCTATCCGCGGCCGGACCTGACAGAGGAGATCGAGGCCGCCGACGACACGATCGTCGTCGAGTGTAACGCGACCGGGCAGTTCGCGGACGTGATCGAACGCGACGTGCTTACCCGTGTAAAGCGCATTAACAAGTATACAGGCGTCCGATTCAAGGCGGACGAACTCGCAGACGCGATTACCGAGAAACTCTCCGAGGAGGTACCAGCATAA
- a CDS encoding 2-oxoacid:ferredoxin oxidoreductase subunit beta: MSSDVRFTDFKSDKQPTWCPGCGDFGTMNGMMKALANTGNDPDNTFVVAGIGCSGKIGTYMHSYALHGVHGRALPVGTGVKMARPDIEVMVAGGDGDGYSIGAGHFVHAVRRNVDMTYVVMDNRIYGLTKGQASPTSRSDFETSTTPEGPKQPPVNPLALALASGASFIAQSFSSDAMRHAEIIEKAIEHDGFGFVNVFSPCVTFNDVDTYDYFRDNLVDLQDEDHDPNDYEAAKGVILDSDKEYQGVMYQNENSVPYHEEHGVTEDMSEIPDGAPDDAMDLVREFY, from the coding sequence ATGAGCTCCGACGTACGATTCACCGACTTCAAGTCCGACAAGCAGCCGACGTGGTGTCCCGGATGCGGCGACTTCGGGACGATGAACGGTATGATGAAAGCCCTCGCGAACACCGGCAACGATCCCGACAACACCTTCGTGGTCGCCGGGATCGGCTGTTCCGGCAAGATCGGGACCTACATGCACAGCTACGCCCTCCACGGGGTCCACGGCCGTGCGCTCCCGGTCGGCACCGGCGTCAAGATGGCCCGTCCCGACATCGAGGTCATGGTCGCCGGCGGCGACGGTGACGGCTACTCGATCGGTGCCGGTCACTTCGTCCACGCCGTCCGCCGGAACGTCGACATGACCTACGTGGTCATGGACAACCGCATCTACGGCCTGACGAAGGGACAGGCCTCGCCGACCTCGCGGTCGGACTTCGAGACCAGCACGACCCCCGAAGGGCCGAAGCAGCCGCCGGTCAACCCGCTCGCACTCGCACTCGCTTCCGGAGCGAGCTTCATCGCTCAGTCGTTCAGTTCGGACGCGATGCGCCACGCCGAGATCATCGAGAAAGCCATCGAGCACGACGGCTTCGGCTTCGTCAACGTCTTCAGCCCGTGTGTCACGTTCAACGACGTCGACACGTACGACTACTTCCGCGACAACCTCGTGGACCTCCAGGACGAGGACCACGATCCGAACGACTACGAGGCCGCCAAGGGAGTCATCCTTGACTCCGACAAGGAATATCAGGGAGTCATGTACCAGAACGAAAACTCGGTCCCGTACCACGAAGAACACGGCGTCACCGAGGACATGTCCGAGATCCCCGACGGCGCGCCCGACGACGCGATGGACCTCGTCCGCGAGTTCTACTAA
- a CDS encoding DUF6517 family protein — MTPSRRSLLAAGATGTVALTAGCLGFVLGNEPLEFDADRVAPTDQKLDETGYEEQEVNEETIERSEEIGGVERDFKASLWTSVYTKTVEYAGQEREGSAFAAVSIPGMTVAGRSVNPLADMSNKELLEEFLSQLEGENGSIDDIQHDETFSLDILGESRDVDAFTGETEMDGQTIEIEIKVTSFDHEDDLLVLLGVYPKRLTEESANVEELMESAEHPLDS, encoded by the coding sequence ATGACACCCTCTCGACGATCGCTGCTTGCCGCAGGCGCGACAGGGACGGTCGCACTGACCGCCGGCTGTCTCGGGTTCGTCCTCGGCAACGAGCCGCTCGAGTTCGACGCCGACCGCGTAGCGCCTACTGACCAGAAACTCGACGAAACGGGCTACGAAGAGCAAGAAGTCAACGAAGAGACGATAGAGCGGTCCGAAGAGATCGGCGGCGTCGAACGCGATTTCAAAGCGTCGCTCTGGACGTCGGTCTACACGAAGACGGTCGAGTACGCCGGCCAGGAGCGCGAGGGAAGCGCGTTCGCCGCCGTCTCGATACCCGGGATGACGGTCGCCGGCCGATCCGTCAATCCGCTCGCGGACATGTCGAACAAGGAACTGCTCGAGGAGTTCCTGAGTCAGCTCGAGGGAGAGAACGGCAGTATCGACGATATCCAGCACGACGAGACGTTCTCGCTCGATATCCTCGGTGAGAGCCGCGACGTCGACGCCTTCACGGGCGAAACGGAGATGGACGGGCAGACGATCGAGATCGAGATCAAGGTCACGTCGTTCGACCACGAGGACGACCTGCTCGTCTTGCTCGGGGTCTACCCGAAACGACTCACCGAGGAGTCGGCGAACGTCGAGGAACTCATGGAGTCCGCCGAACACCCGCTCGATAGCTGA
- a CDS encoding pyridoxal phosphate-dependent aminotransferase: MTEFADRVEQVSISGIREVFEAAGDDAINLGLGQPDFPTPAHARRGAIEAIEAGQADAYTSNKGTPQLREAISAKYDRDYGLEVDPADVIATSGGSEALHLALEAHVDPGEEVIFPDPGFVSYDALTHIASGTPKPVGLREDLTLDPATVEDAITDETAAFVVNSPANPTGAVQSEADMREFARIADEHDVLCISDEVYEHIVFEGEHHSPLEFAETDNVVVVSACSKTYSMTGWRLGWVVGSNRRIERMLRVHQYGQACASAPAQYAAEAALTGPQDRVQEMVDTFEERRDLVLDGLTDAGLEVPTPEGAFYAMPKVPDGWCEEVLERGVVVVPGDAFGANGEGYARLSYATGTEELKEALEIMADATRAVR, encoded by the coding sequence ATGACCGAATTCGCAGACAGAGTCGAGCAGGTGTCGATCAGCGGCATTCGCGAAGTGTTCGAGGCTGCCGGTGACGACGCGATCAACCTCGGACTCGGACAACCGGACTTTCCGACGCCCGCCCACGCCCGCCGCGGCGCGATCGAGGCCATCGAGGCCGGGCAGGCCGACGCCTACACGTCGAACAAGGGAACCCCGCAGCTCCGGGAGGCGATTTCGGCGAAGTACGACCGAGACTACGGACTCGAGGTCGATCCGGCGGACGTGATCGCGACCTCGGGCGGTAGCGAAGCCTTGCACCTCGCGCTCGAGGCCCACGTTGACCCGGGCGAGGAGGTCATCTTCCCCGATCCCGGTTTCGTCTCCTACGACGCGCTGACCCACATCGCCAGCGGCACGCCGAAACCGGTCGGCCTCCGGGAAGACCTCACGCTCGATCCCGCGACGGTCGAGGACGCGATCACCGACGAGACGGCGGCGTTCGTCGTCAACAGTCCCGCGAATCCCACGGGAGCCGTCCAGAGCGAGGCCGACATGCGCGAGTTCGCCCGCATCGCCGACGAGCACGACGTGCTCTGCATCTCAGACGAGGTCTACGAACACATCGTCTTCGAGGGCGAGCATCACTCGCCGCTCGAGTTCGCCGAGACGGACAACGTCGTCGTCGTCAGCGCCTGCTCGAAGACCTACTCGATGACGGGGTGGCGACTCGGCTGGGTCGTCGGCTCCAATCGTCGCATCGAACGCATGCTCCGGGTCCACCAGTACGGGCAGGCCTGCGCCTCCGCACCAGCACAGTACGCCGCGGAGGCCGCCCTGACCGGGCCGCAGGATCGAGTGCAGGAGATGGTCGATACCTTCGAGGAGCGGCGCGACCTCGTACTGGACGGGCTAACGGACGCCGGCCTCGAGGTCCCCACGCCCGAGGGGGCGTTCTACGCGATGCCGAAGGTCCCCGACGGCTGGTGTGAAGAAGTGCTCGAGCGCGGCGTCGTCGTCGTCCCCGGCGACGCCTTCGGCGCGAACGGTGAGGGCTACGCGCGACTCTCGTACGCGACGGGGACGGAGGAGTTGAAAGAGGCGCTCGAGATCATGGCCGACGCGACGCGGGCAGTTCGATAG
- a CDS encoding type 1 glutamine amidotransferase domain-containing protein, translating to MSDADSQRLADTTVGIFLAPEGTEEIEFTEPKTTVADAGATVDVLGSETGEARTVNDDLEESESYEIEKTFAEVSGDDYDALIVPGGTVGADTLRTDEDGVELLRRHLEDGKPAAVICHGPWTLIEADVVDGRTLTSYHSLQTDVRNAGGEWVDEEVVVDDGLVTSRNPDDLEAFCETILEEFASEQR from the coding sequence ATGAGTGACGCAGACAGCCAGCGGCTCGCGGACACCACGGTCGGGATCTTTCTCGCGCCCGAAGGCACGGAGGAGATCGAGTTCACCGAACCGAAGACGACCGTCGCCGACGCCGGTGCCACCGTCGACGTGCTCGGCAGCGAGACGGGAGAGGCGCGGACCGTGAACGACGACCTCGAGGAAAGCGAGAGCTACGAGATCGAGAAGACCTTCGCGGAGGTCTCCGGGGACGACTACGACGCGCTGATCGTCCCGGGCGGGACCGTGGGCGCGGACACGCTCCGCACCGATGAAGACGGCGTGGAACTCCTGCGACGACACCTCGAGGACGGGAAGCCGGCGGCCGTGATCTGTCACGGCCCGTGGACGCTGATCGAAGCGGACGTCGTCGACGGGCGAACGCTGACCTCCTACCACAGCCTGCAGACCGACGTCCGCAACGCCGGCGGCGAGTGGGTCGACGAGGAAGTCGTCGTCGACGACGGACTCGTGACGAGTCGGAACCCGGACGATCTCGAGGCCTTTTGCGAGACGATTCTCGAGGAGTTCGCGTCCGAACAGCGCTAA
- a CDS encoding NADPH:quinone reductase yields MRAVRLHEHGDADVLQVDEIDRPDPAEDELLIEVASAGVNPVDTYFRDGSYAPVDVPFTPGVDFAGTVVEMGDAVEEFEAGDRVYGTGIGNGGFQGSYAEFATVPTDRVVRLPDGADVTEAGAAGVAAVTAWRALIDHADLEPAEYCLIHGGSGGVGHAAVQIGAAVSARVITTASEAYHDAISDYGAETVLDYSRDDLADAVLEASDGGVDAILDHRLDDYLQFDADVAATGGRVVGIGENSPDPGFTNDGAARSKDVSYQFMSMFNTPDLRVPLRGAAHLMDAGELSIDVARRYDLEDAADAQRAVMNDSFLGKLVIEP; encoded by the coding sequence ATGCGAGCTGTCCGCCTTCACGAGCACGGCGACGCCGACGTCCTGCAGGTAGACGAGATCGATCGACCGGACCCGGCCGAGGACGAACTCCTGATCGAGGTCGCGTCCGCGGGCGTCAACCCGGTCGATACGTACTTCCGAGACGGATCGTACGCGCCGGTCGACGTGCCGTTCACGCCGGGCGTCGACTTCGCGGGCACCGTCGTGGAGATGGGCGACGCCGTCGAGGAGTTCGAAGCGGGCGATCGCGTCTACGGGACCGGTATCGGAAACGGTGGATTCCAGGGATCCTATGCCGAGTTCGCCACGGTTCCGACCGACCGCGTCGTCCGCCTTCCCGACGGTGCCGACGTGACCGAAGCGGGCGCCGCGGGCGTCGCCGCCGTCACCGCCTGGCGCGCGCTGATCGACCACGCCGACCTCGAGCCGGCGGAGTACTGTCTGATCCACGGTGGCTCCGGCGGCGTCGGCCACGCAGCCGTCCAGATTGGGGCCGCCGTTAGTGCCCGAGTGATCACCACCGCGTCCGAGGCATACCACGACGCGATCTCCGACTACGGGGCCGAAACGGTACTGGACTATAGCCGCGACGACCTGGCGGACGCCGTCCTCGAGGCCTCCGACGGCGGCGTCGATGCGATCCTCGATCACCGGCTGGACGACTACCTCCAGTTCGACGCGGACGTCGCGGCGACTGGCGGGCGCGTCGTCGGAATCGGAGAGAACAGCCCCGATCCGGGCTTTACGAACGACGGGGCTGCCCGGTCGAAGGACGTCTCCTACCAGTTCATGAGTATGTTCAACACGCCGGATCTGCGCGTCCCGCTCCGGGGTGCCGCTCACCTCATGGACGCCGGGGAGCTCTCGATCGACGTGGCGCGGCGCTACGATCTCGAAGACGCCGCTGACGCACAGCGCGCCGTCATGAACGACAGCTTCCTCGGAAAACTCGTCATCGAGCCGTAG
- a CDS encoding DUF7344 domain-containing protein yields the protein MIPLLNSPESLTAFGDTRADAVDTALDLLANQRRREVLEYLEETGGSATLTELAVEVATREAGAEPNAISDHGDVSARDRRAVRISLHHTHIPMLANADVVDYDTETETVTLHDRGRALLDQRDALSEPRQ from the coding sequence ATGATCCCACTACTGAACTCACCCGAAAGCCTCACTGCGTTCGGTGATACGCGTGCCGACGCCGTGGATACGGCGCTGGATCTGTTGGCGAATCAGCGACGACGCGAGGTGTTGGAATACCTCGAGGAGACTGGCGGCTCCGCTACCCTCACGGAACTCGCAGTCGAGGTCGCTACCCGGGAGGCGGGCGCGGAGCCGAACGCGATTTCGGATCACGGTGACGTTTCCGCGAGGGATCGTCGCGCCGTCCGTATCTCGCTGCACCACACCCACATTCCGATGCTGGCGAACGCGGACGTGGTCGACTACGACACCGAGACGGAGACTGTCACGCTCCACGACCGCGGACGGGCGCTGCTCGACCAGCGGGATGCCCTTTCCGAGCCACGTCAGTGA
- a CDS encoding TIGR04024 family LLM class F420-dependent oxidoreductase encodes MNAELDLLVRLGDYDRPQGVADRAVQAEDLGFDRITVGETTGWNIVPPLTLAADRTEDLGISNDVISPYGRTPSMLAQTALTMQAAADGRFRFGIGPSSPAITERWHGQEFDRPLRRTREVIEIMRAVYEEGNPAYDGEIFDIPGLDYERGPSENPPPIDVGTLGPKATEMAGRFGDGWAPQLFTRDGLRDRLEDLEHGAELGGKDLSDLRVAPIVRGIASEDRETARAKARSTVAFLLGAYGPYYGNSVAEQGYPDVVDEIRAAWEERDTDAMAAALPEDVLDELAPAGTPDEVREWVEEYSEIEGVDAVRLGFVNGMDEEDKRTTMEAVAELS; translated from the coding sequence GTGAACGCCGAACTGGACCTGCTGGTCAGGCTGGGCGACTACGACCGGCCGCAGGGCGTCGCCGATCGCGCCGTGCAGGCCGAGGACCTGGGCTTCGACCGGATCACGGTCGGGGAGACGACGGGCTGGAACATCGTCCCACCGCTGACGCTGGCGGCCGATCGAACCGAGGATCTCGGCATCTCCAACGACGTCATTTCGCCGTACGGTCGAACGCCGTCGATGCTCGCCCAGACGGCGCTGACGATGCAGGCCGCCGCCGACGGCCGGTTCCGATTCGGAATCGGCCCGAGTTCGCCCGCGATCACGGAGCGCTGGCACGGCCAGGAGTTCGACCGGCCGCTCCGACGCACGCGCGAAGTGATCGAGATCATGCGGGCGGTCTACGAGGAGGGCAATCCCGCGTACGATGGCGAGATCTTCGATATTCCCGGGCTGGACTACGAGCGCGGCCCGAGCGAGAACCCGCCGCCGATCGACGTCGGTACGCTCGGCCCCAAGGCCACCGAAATGGCCGGCCGCTTCGGCGACGGCTGGGCACCCCAGCTGTTCACGAGAGACGGGCTTCGGGATCGACTCGAGGACCTGGAGCACGGTGCCGAACTCGGCGGGAAAGACCTCTCGGATCTGCGAGTGGCCCCGATCGTCCGCGGTATCGCATCGGAGGACCGCGAAACAGCACGTGCGAAAGCCCGTAGCACCGTCGCCTTCCTGCTCGGGGCGTACGGCCCGTATTACGGGAACTCGGTCGCTGAGCAGGGCTATCCCGACGTCGTCGACGAGATCCGGGCCGCCTGGGAGGAGCGGGACACCGACGCGATGGCGGCGGCCCTCCCCGAAGACGTACTCGACGAACTGGCTCCGGCGGGCACGCCAGACGAGGTCCGCGAGTGGGTCGAAGAATACAGCGAGATCGAGGGCGTCGACGCCGTTCGGCTGGGGTTCGTCAACGGGATGGACGAGGAAGACAAACGGACGACGATGGAAGCGGTCGCCGAGCTGTCCTGA
- a CDS encoding FAD-binding oxidoreductase, producing MAHDCSFLEDLDLADDQLSFADGRRESHAADWGTEQNEGGGVLPDAVVWPENTADVSAVLAAANDRGVPVTPYAAGTGLEGNAVPAHGGISLDCTRMDDVVDYRPDDFQIDVGPGIIGSDVDEYVAGDGLFFPPLPSSGDISTIGGMIATDASGMQTVRYGEIADWVLGLEAVLADGTVVQTGSRAIKTSSGYNLTDLVVGSEGTLAVVTEATLELAGRPEQIRGGRAIFETLDDAAEAVFDAVRTDVGVARIELVDGLSATMANDYLGSDLPDAPMVFLEFHANHGVEEEIELCRAIFEDHDVVRFEMSDDDEGMDELWEARRELAFAVASYDPDLESLHPGDVTVPISSYPETVHEAKRLADEYDLLVPCFGHAGDGNLHYSVLVDPDDPDQVERGEELYRRLVELAIEMGGTATGEHGIGQGKQAYLEPEHGAGAVEAMRTIKRALDPNDTLNPGKVFPETADGDRVRGPD from the coding sequence ATGGCACACGACTGTTCGTTCCTCGAGGACCTCGACCTCGCGGACGATCAGCTATCGTTCGCGGACGGACGCCGGGAATCGCACGCGGCCGACTGGGGGACGGAGCAAAACGAGGGCGGCGGCGTGCTGCCGGACGCCGTCGTCTGGCCCGAGAATACGGCCGACGTGTCGGCAGTGCTCGCCGCCGCAAACGACCGCGGTGTTCCGGTTACACCTTACGCTGCGGGGACCGGACTCGAGGGGAACGCCGTTCCCGCCCACGGCGGAATCAGTCTCGATTGCACGCGGATGGACGACGTCGTCGACTACCGGCCCGACGACTTCCAGATCGACGTCGGTCCGGGAATCATCGGCTCGGACGTCGACGAGTACGTCGCCGGTGACGGCCTCTTCTTCCCGCCGCTGCCCTCCTCGGGCGACATCTCGACGATCGGCGGAATGATCGCGACCGACGCCAGCGGAATGCAGACCGTCCGCTACGGCGAGATCGCAGACTGGGTGCTCGGCCTCGAGGCGGTGCTCGCCGACGGCACCGTCGTGCAGACGGGATCGCGGGCGATCAAGACCTCGAGCGGCTACAACCTGACCGATCTCGTCGTCGGCAGCGAAGGGACCCTCGCGGTGGTCACCGAAGCCACGCTGGAACTCGCCGGTCGGCCCGAACAGATCCGCGGCGGACGGGCGATCTTCGAGACGCTCGACGACGCGGCGGAGGCGGTCTTCGACGCGGTCCGGACCGACGTCGGCGTCGCCCGGATCGAACTCGTCGACGGGCTGAGCGCGACGATGGCCAACGACTACCTCGGCAGCGACTTGCCCGACGCGCCGATGGTCTTCCTCGAGTTCCACGCCAACCACGGCGTCGAGGAGGAGATCGAGCTCTGCCGGGCGATCTTCGAGGATCACGACGTCGTCCGATTCGAGATGAGCGACGACGACGAGGGGATGGACGAGCTCTGGGAGGCGCGCCGGGAGCTCGCCTTCGCCGTCGCGAGCTACGATCCCGACCTCGAGTCGCTCCACCCCGGCGACGTCACGGTGCCGATCAGTTCCTATCCCGAAACCGTTCACGAAGCGAAGCGGCTCGCCGACGAGTACGACCTCCTCGTGCCGTGCTTCGGCCACGCGGGCGACGGCAACCTCCACTACAGCGTGCTCGTCGATCCCGACGACCCCGATCAGGTCGAACGCGGCGAGGAACTCTATCGGCGGCTCGTCGAACTCGCGATCGAGATGGGCGGAACCGCGACTGGTGAGCACGGTATCGGCCAGGGGAAACAGGCGTACCTCGAGCCGGAACACGGCGCCGGCGCGGTCGAGGCCATGCGAACGATCAAGCGAGCGCTCGACCCGAACGACACGCTCAATCCGGGGAAGGTATTCCCGGAGACGGCCGACGGCGACCGGGTCCGCGGTCCCGACTGA
- a CDS encoding TrkH family potassium uptake protein: protein MTRRIHVDVRSSCSLVGTVLKYLSLTLLFPTVVALYYRESPLPFLVALVVAVTVGIGLERLEPDPSLEHREAFLMVALTWLAVPLVGMIPYLVAGTGTIAYPVNAFFESMSGFTTTGATVMGEISVETHSRSIMMWRQLTQWLGGMGILVLMVAILSELSVGGTQLIREESPGIQVEKLTPRIRQTARALWLIYAWFTLAAVVVYYGLQLLGLAENMTFYNAVAHALTTLPTGGFSPEGRSIEAFSPIVQWAIMPFMIVAGTNFALYWYAWRGEPRRLTDNAEFRSYILSMGIVGGLLSVLLFLGIGFAAVPENVGVIPGSLERSLRHGLFQTLAIVTTTGYASMDFNTWSESTQVILLFAMFLGGSAGSAAGSIKIIRWYVVGKSIRRELFRVVHPQAVSPVRMGTSGDVIDEDAIHSIFVFILLFLSLFAVSTVLLFLDAYRTPGLSLSALEAISATIATLGNVGPGVGVVGPMNSYEPFSGAAKLYMVFLMWIGRLEILSVLVILTPAYWRS, encoded by the coding sequence ATGACACGCAGGATTCACGTCGACGTCCGGTCCAGTTGTAGCCTCGTCGGAACCGTACTGAAGTATCTCTCCCTGACGCTACTTTTTCCGACCGTCGTCGCGCTGTACTACCGGGAGAGTCCGCTGCCGTTTCTCGTCGCCCTCGTCGTCGCTGTCACCGTCGGGATCGGCCTCGAGCGTCTCGAGCCGGATCCCTCGCTCGAGCACCGCGAGGCGTTCCTCATGGTGGCGCTGACGTGGCTCGCCGTCCCCCTCGTCGGAATGATCCCGTACCTCGTCGCGGGGACGGGGACGATCGCCTATCCCGTCAACGCCTTCTTCGAGAGCATGAGCGGGTTCACGACGACCGGCGCGACGGTGATGGGCGAGATCTCCGTCGAGACGCACTCGCGATCGATCATGATGTGGAGACAGCTGACCCAGTGGCTCGGCGGGATGGGGATCCTCGTGCTCATGGTCGCGATCCTCTCGGAGCTCTCCGTCGGTGGGACACAGCTCATTCGGGAGGAATCGCCGGGGATTCAGGTCGAGAAGTTGACGCCCCGAATCAGACAGACGGCGCGAGCCCTCTGGCTGATCTACGCCTGGTTCACGCTCGCCGCGGTGGTCGTCTACTACGGGCTCCAGCTGCTCGGACTGGCCGAGAACATGACGTTCTACAACGCCGTCGCCCACGCGCTCACGACGCTGCCGACCGGCGGCTTCTCGCCGGAAGGCCGCAGCATCGAGGCCTTCTCACCGATCGTCCAGTGGGCGATCATGCCTTTCATGATCGTCGCCGGAACGAACTTCGCACTCTACTGGTACGCCTGGCGCGGCGAGCCCAGGCGCCTGACCGACAACGCCGAGTTCAGGTCGTACATCCTGTCGATGGGGATCGTCGGCGGGCTCCTCTCAGTCCTGTTGTTCCTCGGGATCGGCTTCGCCGCGGTCCCCGAAAACGTCGGCGTAATTCCGGGGAGCCTCGAGCGATCGCTGCGCCACGGGCTCTTCCAGACGCTGGCGATCGTGACGACGACCGGCTACGCCAGCATGGACTTCAACACGTGGAGCGAGTCGACGCAGGTGATTTTGCTGTTCGCGATGTTTCTGGGGGGATCGGCTGGGTCCGCTGCCGGCTCGATCAAGATCATCCGCTGGTACGTCGTCGGGAAGTCGATTCGGCGTGAACTGTTCCGGGTCGTCCATCCGCAGGCGGTCAGTCCGGTCCGAATGGGTACGTCGGGAGACGTCATCGACGAGGACGCGATTCACAGCATCTTCGTCTTCATCCTGCTCTTCCTCTCGCTGTTCGCCGTCTCGACCGTCCTGCTCTTCCTGGACGCCTATCGAACCCCCGGCCTCTCGCTGTCGGCGCTCGAGGCGATCAGCGCCACCATCGCGACGCTCGGAAACGTCGGGCCGGGCGTCGGCGTCGTCGGCCCGATGAACAGCTACGAGCCGTTTTCGGGGGCCGCGAAGCTGTACATGGTCTTTCTCATGTGGATCGGCCGGCTCGAGATCCTCTCCGTGCTGGTAATCCTGACGCCGGCCTACTGGCGCTCCTGA